The Oncorhynchus nerka isolate Pitt River linkage group LG12, Oner_Uvic_2.0, whole genome shotgun sequence genome includes a region encoding these proteins:
- the LOC135574305 gene encoding uncharacterized protein LOC135574305 — MKPAQRIRSPVRLFGPGNMAPALHTLSPVHQHSSVRSVPPRRTCQATGSIQPGRVVQARYSRPPSVPPRPCVSGASSTHQASCGSPTHQAVSQSPPSRFSLMSGASRVSLLSGASRVSLLSGAPESPSCPAPPESPSCLVPPEPPVSQEPPEPPVSQEPPDPPVSQEPPEPPISQVPPEPPFTPSPPESPFTPALPEAPACPALPESPVYSEPAARVPSPRSAARVTAPKAPLKWAKTMVEWGPRPVPEPPLQTDAHPDPPLWG; from the coding sequence atgaagccggctcagcgcatcaggtctccagtgcgtctcttcGGCCCGGGTaatatggcaccagccctacacaCGCTGTCGCCGGTTCACCAGCACAGCTCAGTGCGGTCTGTTCCACCCCGCCGTACTTGCCAGGCTACAgggagcatccagccagggcgggttgtgcaggctcggtaCTCGAGACCTCCAAGTGTGCCTCCACGGCCCTgtgtatccggtgcctcctccacgcaccaggcttcatgtggcagccccacgcaccaggctgtctctcagtctcctccctccaggttctcgCTCATGTCCGGCgcctccagagtctccctcctgtccggtgcctccagagtctccctcctgtccggtgctccagagtctccctcctgtccggcgcctccagagtctccctcctgtctggtgccgccagagccgcccgtcagtcaggagccgccagagccgcccgtcagtcaggagccgccagatccgcccgtcagtcaggagccgccagagccaccCATCAGTCAGGTGCCGCCggagccgcccttcactccgtCGCCGCCGGAGTCACCCTTTACGCCGGCGCTGCCGGaagctcccgcctgtccggcgctgccggaatctcccgtctaTTCGGAGCCcgctgcaagggtccccagtccgaggtcggcggcgagggtcactGCTCCAAAGGCACCacttaagtgggccaagactatggtggagtggggtccacgtcccgtgcCGGAGCCGCCACTgcagacagatgcccacccagaccctcccctatggggttag